In Stomoxys calcitrans chromosome 2, idStoCalc2.1, whole genome shotgun sequence, the following proteins share a genomic window:
- the LOC106096073 gene encoding probable peptidyl-tRNA hydrolase 2 produces MWSLFSVEGMADRNLLDTTNIVNGVAILLSFFIGYKYALKRQDAKENQGAAAKLSSDEDTAAGSSVEQNESVWMNNSGNYKMVLVVRNDLKMGKGKVAAQCGHGAVGAYQNAVRQIPSVVRRWENTGCAKVALKVESEAEMMALKRAADRNNLITCLIRDAGRTQIEPNSKTVLAIGPAPVEKIDQVTGHLKLL; encoded by the exons ATGTGGTCTCTGTTTTCTGTGGAGGGAATGGCTGACCGTAATCTTCTGGATACCACTAATATCGTCAATGGAGTGGCAATATTACTTTCGTTCTTTATCGGCTACAAATATGCATTAAAACGGCAAGATGCCAAAGAGAATCAAGGCGCTGCTGCTAAATTGTCCTCTGATGAGGACACTGCAGCCGGCTCATCGGTTGAGCAGAATGAATCG GTCTGGATGAATAATAGCGGTAATTACAAAATGGTTCTTGTTGTGCGAAATGACTTAAAAATGGGTAAGGGAAAAGTGGCAGCACAATGTGGTCATGGAGCTGTAGGCGCTTATCAGAATGCAGTGCGCCAAATACCTAGTGTGGTTCGACGGTGGGAGAACACCGGTTGTGCAAAAGTGGCCTTGAAGGTGGAGAGTGAAGCAGAAATGATGGCTTTAAAGAGGGCGGCAGATCGAAATAATCTTATCACCTGTTTAATAAGGGACGCAGGGCGTACTCAAATTGAACCAAATTCTAAGACTGTTTTAGCTATTGGACCTGCTCCAGTAGAAAAAATTGATCAAGTTACTGGTCACTTAAAGTTGCTTTAA